In one bacterium genomic region, the following are encoded:
- a CDS encoding fatty oxidation complex subunit alpha encodes MTITRTVPVDEAALTLEIDGDGVAWFVFDRPESRVNILTSGVMARLDLLLADVEEAARTGRVRAVVVRSGKSGTFIAGANIDEIAEITDAREAEAKSREGQRIFRRLEQLPVPSVAAIDGTCLGGGTELTLACDARLASDSPTTRIGLPEVRLGIIPGFGGTVRLPRLIGLRAALDLILTGRTLDARRAARIGLVDECVPQPVLYDRARRVALELAGQGRRKRERRRRGGVVALLLDRTPLGRRLVLSQARKRVLRETRGHYPAPLAALDVLAETPPTAPLDEALAREARALGALLVGPVSKNLVHVFRLTEAAKKAGPQVEPRPVDRAAVLGAGTMGGGIAQLLADRGIPVRLKDIRAEALSLGMRHARELFDKAVRRGRKERREAEQAMGRIAPTLDYAGFGTVDVVIEAVVERMDVKKQVLREAEERAPERAVLASNTSSLSITEMQHALARPENFCGMHFFNPVHRMPLVEVVRGAATSDETIATVVALARRLDKTPLVVNDGPGFLVNRILAPYLNEAGWLLAEGARIEDVDRALLDFGMPMGPFRLLDEVGLDVARHAANVMYEAFGDRMRPAPPLAAMAQTDRLGRKGGLGYYRYENDREKGPDPGVYALLGDAVPAQRRDIPAAVIQERAILVMINEAARALEDGIVRHAWEVDLGLVMGIGFPPFRGGLLRYADTLGLPRILERLEHHERELGLRFHPAPWLRERAAAGKGFYD; translated from the coding sequence ATGACGATCACGCGAACGGTTCCGGTGGACGAGGCGGCGCTGACGCTGGAGATCGACGGCGACGGCGTCGCCTGGTTCGTCTTCGATCGGCCGGAGAGCCGGGTCAACATCCTGACCTCCGGGGTGATGGCCCGGCTCGATCTGTTGCTGGCGGACGTCGAGGAGGCCGCGCGCACGGGCCGGGTCCGCGCCGTCGTCGTGCGGAGCGGCAAGTCCGGCACGTTCATCGCCGGAGCGAACATCGACGAGATCGCCGAGATCACGGACGCTCGGGAAGCCGAGGCGAAGTCGCGGGAGGGTCAGCGCATCTTCCGGCGGCTCGAGCAGCTCCCCGTCCCGAGCGTCGCCGCCATTGACGGCACCTGCCTCGGCGGCGGGACCGAGCTCACCCTCGCCTGCGACGCACGCCTCGCCAGCGATTCGCCCACAACCCGCATCGGGCTCCCCGAGGTACGGCTCGGCATCATCCCCGGGTTCGGCGGCACGGTGCGGCTGCCCAGACTCATCGGCCTCCGCGCCGCCCTCGACCTGATCCTCACCGGACGCACGCTGGACGCGCGGCGCGCCGCCAGGATCGGGCTCGTGGACGAGTGCGTCCCGCAGCCCGTGCTGTACGACCGGGCTCGCCGCGTTGCCCTCGAACTCGCGGGCCAGGGACGGAGGAAGCGCGAACGCCGCCGGCGCGGCGGCGTCGTGGCACTCCTCCTGGACCGGACGCCCCTCGGCCGGCGGCTCGTCCTGTCCCAGGCGCGCAAGCGGGTCCTGCGTGAGACCCGCGGCCACTACCCTGCCCCGCTGGCGGCGCTGGACGTGCTCGCGGAGACGCCGCCCACCGCGCCGCTCGACGAAGCGCTCGCCCGCGAGGCGCGCGCGCTCGGCGCCCTCCTGGTCGGCCCCGTCAGCAAGAACCTGGTCCACGTCTTCCGGCTCACCGAGGCGGCGAAGAAGGCCGGGCCGCAGGTGGAGCCGCGGCCCGTGGACCGGGCCGCCGTGCTCGGCGCCGGCACCATGGGCGGCGGCATCGCCCAGCTCCTCGCCGACCGCGGCATCCCCGTCCGGCTCAAGGACATCCGTGCGGAGGCGCTCTCGCTCGGAATGCGCCACGCCCGCGAGCTGTTCGACAAGGCGGTGCGCCGCGGACGCAAGGAGCGGCGCGAGGCGGAGCAGGCCATGGGTCGCATCGCGCCCACCCTCGACTACGCCGGCTTCGGCACCGTCGACGTAGTGATCGAGGCGGTGGTCGAGCGCATGGACGTGAAGAAGCAAGTGCTCCGCGAGGCCGAAGAGCGCGCCCCGGAGCGCGCAGTCCTCGCCTCCAACACGTCGTCCCTCTCGATCACCGAGATGCAGCACGCCCTCGCGCGGCCCGAGAACTTCTGCGGCATGCACTTCTTCAACCCCGTCCATCGGATGCCGCTCGTCGAGGTCGTGCGCGGCGCCGCGACTTCGGACGAGACGATCGCCACCGTCGTCGCGCTCGCGCGACGCTTGGACAAGACGCCGCTCGTCGTCAACGACGGCCCGGGCTTCCTCGTCAACCGCATCCTCGCGCCGTACCTCAACGAGGCCGGCTGGCTGCTGGCCGAGGGCGCACGCATCGAGGACGTGGACCGCGCGCTGCTCGACTTCGGCATGCCCATGGGGCCGTTCCGTCTGCTGGATGAAGTCGGACTCGATGTGGCCCGCCACGCGGCGAACGTGATGTACGAGGCCTTCGGCGACCGGATGCGCCCCGCGCCGCCGCTGGCCGCAATGGCTCAGACGGATCGGTTGGGCCGGAAAGGGGGGCTCGGGTACTACCGCTACGAGAACGACCGCGAGAAGGGGCCGGACCCCGGCGTCTATGCGCTGCTAGGCGACGCGGTCCCCGCCCAGCGACGCGACATCCCCGCCGCCGTCATCCAGGAGCGCGCCATCCTCGTCATGATCAACGAGGCCGCCCGCGCGTTGGAGGATGGCATTGTCCGGCACGCGTGGGAGGTGGACCTCGGCCTCGTCATGGGGATCGGCTTCCCGCCGTTCCGCGGCGGCCTGCTCCGCTACGCGGACACCCTCGGCCTGCCGAGGATCCTGGAGCGACTCGAGCACCACGAGCGCGAGCTCGGGCTGCGCTTCCATCCGGCGCCGTGGCTGCGCGAGCGGGCGGCCGCCGGCAAGGGGTTCTACGACTGA
- a CDS encoding methionine--tRNA ligase, which yields MNGGSKFYITSAIDYANGPPHLGHALEKLGADAMARYHRLAGRSVHFVIGMDEHGLNVLQYARTHGVEPQEWVDSIAEQFRATWRRLGLSNDDFIRTTEPRHARAVQAIIERMNAAGDLYRGVYAGYYCVGCESYKGADELVPASAQTAGTAGGGEGGPSAESSRPGGGEGSAGGAAGGAAAARGGAPAGGRTVEHLVCPLHPTRTLLWVEEENWFFRLSRFQEPLRKLIAETDFVQPEPRRNELLRVIEGGLEDLSVSRARLPWGIRWPGDPDQTVYVWIDALTNYLTAAGFPEPGYERYWPADVHVIGKDITRFHCIYWPAMLMSAGLELPRRVWAHGFLTFEGRRFSKSAGVWVELSDAIDRHGPDALRYYLLREVPWNGDGDFSLARFDERYTADLANDLGNLVNRTLSMVERYRGGTVPRGARTSLDDQTAAIVARYREAMDASLLHVGAATALELAARANAFVVERAPWQQAREGRDAELDATLASLCRVLATLSTLLEPFLPFTMASLAGRLGLERVPMLDELPGLDLAGRTVTRGEVLFPKEER from the coding sequence GTGAACGGGGGGAGCAAGTTCTACATCACGAGTGCCATCGACTACGCCAACGGCCCGCCGCACCTGGGGCACGCGCTCGAGAAGCTGGGCGCGGACGCCATGGCGCGCTACCATCGGCTGGCGGGGCGGTCCGTCCACTTCGTCATCGGCATGGACGAGCACGGGCTCAACGTGCTCCAGTACGCGCGGACCCACGGTGTGGAGCCGCAGGAGTGGGTGGACTCGATCGCCGAGCAGTTCAGGGCCACGTGGCGGCGGCTGGGGTTGAGCAACGACGATTTCATCCGCACGACCGAGCCACGCCATGCGCGCGCGGTCCAGGCGATCATCGAGCGTATGAACGCCGCCGGCGACCTCTACCGAGGCGTGTACGCGGGCTACTACTGCGTCGGGTGCGAGTCGTACAAGGGCGCGGACGAGCTGGTCCCGGCCTCCGCCCAGACCGCTGGAACCGCCGGCGGGGGTGAGGGCGGGCCGTCCGCCGAGTCCTCCCGCCCGGGCGGGGGCGAGGGCTCCGCGGGAGGGGCGGCGGGCGGGGCGGCAGCGGCCCGGGGCGGCGCGCCGGCCGGCGGGCGTACGGTCGAGCACCTGGTCTGTCCGCTCCACCCGACGCGGACGCTGCTCTGGGTGGAGGAGGAGAACTGGTTCTTCCGGCTCTCCCGCTTCCAGGAGCCGCTGCGGAAGCTGATCGCGGAGACGGACTTCGTGCAGCCGGAGCCCCGGCGCAACGAGCTGTTGCGCGTCATCGAAGGCGGGCTCGAGGACCTCTCCGTCTCCCGCGCCCGGCTGCCGTGGGGGATCCGCTGGCCCGGTGACCCGGACCAGACGGTCTACGTGTGGATCGACGCGCTGACGAACTACCTGACTGCGGCCGGGTTCCCGGAGCCGGGCTACGAGCGCTACTGGCCGGCCGACGTGCACGTCATCGGCAAGGACATCACGCGGTTCCACTGCATCTACTGGCCCGCGATGCTGATGAGTGCGGGGCTCGAGCTGCCGCGGCGGGTGTGGGCGCACGGCTTCCTCACCTTCGAGGGCCGGCGGTTCTCGAAGTCCGCCGGCGTGTGGGTCGAGCTGAGCGACGCCATCGACCGCCACGGCCCCGATGCGCTGCGCTACTACCTGCTGCGCGAGGTGCCGTGGAACGGGGATGGCGACTTCTCCCTGGCCCGCTTCGACGAGCGCTACACGGCGGACCTGGCCAACGACCTGGGCAACCTGGTCAATCGGACGCTGTCCATGGTCGAGCGCTACCGCGGCGGTACGGTGCCGCGCGGCGCGCGCACTTCGCTGGACGACCAGACGGCGGCCATCGTCGCGCGCTACCGCGAGGCCATGGACGCCTCCCTGCTCCACGTCGGCGCCGCCACCGCCCTCGAGCTGGCGGCCCGCGCCAACGCCTTCGTGGTCGAGCGCGCCCCGTGGCAGCAGGCCCGGGAGGGGCGCGACGCCGAGCTGGACGCCACGCTGGCTTCGCTCTGCCGCGTCCTGGCCACGCTCTCGACGCTGCTCGAACCGTTCCTGCCCTTCACCATGGCGTCTCTCGCTGGGCGGCTCGGACTCGAGCGCGTGCCGATGCTCGACGAATTGCCCGGCCTCGATCTCGCCGGCAGGACCGTGACGCGGGGCGAGGTGCTCTTCCCCAAAGAGGAGCGATGA
- a CDS encoding acetyl-CoA carboxylase carboxyl transferase subunit alpha: MSIASPLDFERDIAELEQQIARLQEMARARGLDVTEEIGVLERKLERLKAQRMSRLSAIERVQLARHPQRPYTLDYIERAFTDFIELHGDRGFRDDQAIVGGWARLEGESVMVIGQQKGRDMKENLRRNFGMPHPEGYRKALRLMQMADKFRRPIITLIDTPGAYPGIGAEERGQAEAIARNLREMARLSVPVVSVVIGEGGSGGALALGVADRVLMFENSIYSVISPEGCAAILWKTAEARDKAAEALKLTAADLASLGVIDEVIAEPPGGAHTDWDEAARRLRAAVVRHLDELRALPPDELRARRWAKFEAIGQWREVRSAG; encoded by the coding sequence ATGAGCATTGCCTCTCCATTGGATTTCGAGAGAGACATCGCGGAGCTGGAGCAGCAGATCGCGCGGCTCCAGGAGATGGCGCGGGCCAGGGGCCTGGACGTCACGGAAGAGATCGGCGTGCTGGAGCGCAAGCTGGAGCGGCTCAAGGCGCAGCGCATGAGCCGGCTGAGCGCCATCGAGCGCGTTCAGCTCGCGCGCCATCCCCAGCGGCCATACACCCTGGATTACATCGAGCGCGCGTTCACGGACTTCATTGAGCTCCACGGCGACCGCGGCTTCCGGGATGACCAGGCGATCGTGGGGGGCTGGGCGCGGCTGGAGGGCGAGTCCGTCATGGTCATCGGGCAGCAGAAGGGGCGGGACATGAAGGAGAACCTCCGCCGCAACTTCGGGATGCCGCACCCGGAGGGGTACCGCAAGGCGCTGCGCCTGATGCAGATGGCGGACAAGTTCCGCCGGCCGATCATCACCCTGATCGACACGCCGGGCGCCTACCCGGGCATCGGCGCGGAGGAACGGGGTCAGGCGGAGGCGATCGCGCGCAACCTGAGGGAGATGGCGCGGCTGTCCGTGCCGGTGGTCAGCGTGGTCATCGGCGAGGGCGGGAGCGGCGGCGCGCTGGCGCTGGGCGTGGCCGATCGCGTCCTCATGTTCGAGAATTCGATCTACAGCGTGATCTCGCCCGAGGGCTGCGCGGCGATCCTGTGGAAGACCGCCGAGGCGCGCGACAAGGCGGCGGAAGCGCTCAAGCTGACCGCCGCGGACCTCGCATCGCTCGGCGTCATCGACGAGGTCATCGCCGAGCCGCCTGGCGGCGCGCACACCGATTGGGACGAAGCCGCGCGCCGGTTGCGCGCCGCTGTCGTCCGGCATCTGGACGAGCTCCGCGCCCTGCCGCCGGACGAGCTGCGTGCGCGGCGCTGGGCCAAGTTCGAGGCCATCGGGCAGTGGCGGGAGGTCCGGAGCGCGGGCTGA
- the dnaE gene encoding DNA polymerase III subunit alpha (catalyzes DNA-template-directed extension of the 3'-end of a DNA strand by one nucleotide at a time. Proposed to be responsible for the synthesis of the lagging strand. In the low GC gram positive bacteria this enzyme is less processive and more error prone than its counterpart in other bacteria.), translating to MSFVHLHTHSEYSLLDGANRIEDLVRRACELEMPAVALTDHGCMFGAWAFKEQARKAGIKPILGMEAYVAPGDRRERPPAGASRDGEHAYYHLVLLARDVEGYRNLIKLTSIGYLEGFYRRPRIDREVLARYSGGLIVLSACMAGEVARHLLADRWDAAREAAEWYANVFDGRYYLEVQAHDTPGQAELNRRVFQLAEELGLPVVATNDAHFLRAEDHEAHDILLCIGLGKDRSDPARMRYDRGLYMKAPDEIAAAFPDRPDVLENTLAIAESVDLTLKHQYHVPRFPLPEGFEDEASLLVRLARDGARARYGDPLPPEVQERLEYELDVITRTGYAGYFLIVQDFINWAKQRGIPVGPGRGSAAGSLVAYCLQITDVDPLKFDLLFERFLNPDRVSMPDIDVDFCYERRGEVIEYVRSKYGRDSVGQIITFGTLKSRAVIRDVGRVLGFEPAETDKLAKLIPNSPSFSMSVAEAAEKVPELRELVETDPRVRQLVDYACRLEGLARHASVHAAGVVIAPGPLSDYIPICTQPTRGAGRSNGRSGDGGDGGPTRANGHAGDGADGDFAIVTQWDMTVLDQAGMLKMDFLGLKTLTVIHDAVEWVRRRYGALRHPVTGEEYASIRDVPLDDPAVYDMLARGGTAGVFQFESSLATDKLRAMRCDRFEDLIATNALIRPGPLDSGMTDVYIRRKLGQEPVRYPHPLLEDVLEPTYGVITYQEQVMRIAQVLAGYSLAEADVLRKAVGKKDQELIQRELENFVRRAVANGVEEDTARQIAEQVITFGRYGFNRSHSVAYALVSYQTAWLKRYYPAEFMAALLSSVVDKTEEVVKYIGECRELGRYIPEHAAGIEVLPPDVNESEWKFTPVSERRIRFGLGGVRGLGEAAVRAILEARRKGGPFRSLYDLIERTDPRVVGRRALEALIQAGACDSLATRLPSGVAHRAQLIAALDLLLREAQLRQAEKESGQVSLFDAPSASEAAPRPVPPLPDTEPWPESERLAREKEVLGFFISGHPLEKYRDVIRVFEAVNTSTLRAHRDRRIELACVVTAVTRQVSRRGSEFWRITVEDLAGTATVIASAKAWEAAASVLVPDAAVLIRGTVSERDEESPPIFLEDALPLAEVSAGGLLALEVSLAPEPNAEEAITAASGLLRANRGAAPLLVRWRRTKTDRNGGDEEIVLRSRTLTVTPTPALLSELRALFGEDRVRLVRA from the coding sequence ATGTCTTTCGTCCACCTGCACACTCACAGCGAATACTCGCTCCTCGACGGCGCGAACCGGATCGAGGACCTGGTCCGGCGCGCCTGTGAGCTGGAGATGCCCGCGGTCGCGCTCACGGACCACGGCTGCATGTTCGGCGCATGGGCGTTCAAGGAGCAGGCGCGCAAGGCGGGCATCAAGCCGATCCTCGGGATGGAGGCGTACGTCGCGCCGGGCGACCGGCGGGAGCGGCCGCCGGCCGGCGCGTCGCGTGACGGCGAGCACGCCTACTACCACCTGGTGCTCCTCGCCCGGGATGTCGAGGGCTACCGCAACCTGATCAAGCTGACGTCCATCGGCTACCTGGAAGGCTTCTACCGCAGGCCGCGCATCGACCGCGAGGTGCTGGCAAGGTACTCCGGTGGGCTGATCGTGTTGTCCGCCTGCATGGCGGGCGAGGTGGCGCGGCACCTGTTGGCGGACCGGTGGGACGCCGCGCGCGAGGCGGCGGAGTGGTACGCCAACGTCTTCGACGGCCGCTACTACCTCGAGGTCCAGGCCCACGACACGCCGGGGCAGGCCGAGCTGAACCGGCGCGTCTTCCAGCTCGCGGAAGAGCTGGGGTTGCCCGTCGTCGCCACCAACGATGCGCACTTCCTGCGCGCCGAGGACCACGAGGCCCACGACATCCTCCTCTGCATCGGGCTGGGCAAGGATCGTTCGGACCCGGCGCGGATGCGTTACGACCGCGGGCTCTACATGAAGGCCCCGGACGAGATCGCGGCGGCGTTCCCGGACCGGCCGGATGTGCTGGAGAACACGCTGGCGATCGCCGAGTCCGTCGACCTGACGCTCAAGCACCAGTACCACGTGCCGCGTTTCCCGTTGCCCGAGGGCTTCGAGGACGAGGCGTCGCTGCTCGTGCGCCTTGCCCGCGACGGTGCGCGCGCACGCTACGGCGACCCGCTGCCCCCGGAGGTGCAAGAGCGGCTCGAGTACGAGCTGGATGTCATCACGCGCACGGGCTACGCGGGCTATTTCCTGATCGTTCAGGACTTCATCAACTGGGCGAAGCAGCGCGGCATCCCGGTCGGGCCGGGCCGCGGCTCGGCAGCCGGGTCGCTCGTCGCCTACTGCCTGCAGATCACCGATGTCGATCCGCTGAAGTTCGACCTGCTGTTCGAGCGGTTCCTGAATCCGGACCGCGTGTCGATGCCGGATATCGACGTCGACTTCTGCTACGAGCGGCGCGGCGAGGTCATCGAGTACGTGCGGAGCAAGTACGGCAGGGACTCGGTGGGCCAGATCATCACGTTCGGAACGCTGAAGTCCCGCGCCGTGATCCGCGACGTGGGCCGCGTGCTCGGCTTCGAGCCGGCGGAGACGGACAAGCTCGCCAAGCTGATCCCGAACTCGCCCAGCTTCTCGATGTCGGTGGCGGAGGCGGCGGAAAAGGTCCCCGAGCTGCGCGAACTGGTGGAGACCGACCCGCGGGTTCGGCAGCTCGTGGACTACGCGTGCCGTCTCGAGGGGCTGGCGCGCCACGCGAGCGTGCACGCCGCGGGTGTCGTGATCGCGCCGGGTCCGCTCTCGGACTACATCCCGATCTGCACGCAACCGACGCGGGGCGCGGGCCGGTCCAACGGGCGGTCGGGTGACGGCGGCGACGGGGGGCCGACGCGCGCGAACGGCCATGCGGGCGATGGCGCGGACGGGGACTTCGCCATCGTCACGCAGTGGGACATGACGGTGCTGGACCAGGCCGGGATGCTGAAGATGGACTTCCTCGGCCTGAAGACGCTGACCGTCATCCACGACGCGGTGGAGTGGGTGCGACGGCGCTACGGTGCGCTGCGCCACCCCGTCACGGGCGAGGAGTACGCGAGCATCCGGGATGTGCCGCTGGACGACCCGGCGGTCTACGACATGCTCGCGCGCGGCGGGACCGCCGGCGTCTTCCAGTTCGAATCGTCGCTGGCGACGGACAAGCTGCGCGCGATGCGCTGCGACCGCTTCGAGGACCTGATCGCGACCAACGCGCTCATCCGGCCGGGTCCGCTCGACAGCGGCATGACCGATGTCTACATCCGGCGCAAGCTCGGCCAGGAGCCCGTGCGCTACCCGCATCCCCTGCTCGAGGACGTGCTGGAGCCGACGTACGGCGTGATCACCTACCAGGAGCAGGTGATGCGCATCGCGCAGGTGCTCGCGGGCTACTCGCTCGCGGAAGCGGACGTGCTGCGCAAGGCGGTCGGCAAGAAGGACCAGGAGCTGATCCAGCGGGAGCTGGAGAACTTCGTGCGCCGCGCGGTTGCGAACGGTGTCGAAGAGGACACGGCGCGGCAGATCGCCGAGCAGGTGATCACGTTCGGCCGCTACGGGTTCAACCGGTCCCACAGCGTCGCCTACGCGCTGGTGAGCTACCAGACCGCGTGGCTCAAGCGCTATTACCCGGCGGAGTTCATGGCCGCGCTGCTCTCCTCGGTGGTGGACAAAACCGAGGAGGTGGTGAAGTATATCGGGGAGTGCCGCGAGCTGGGCCGGTACATCCCGGAGCACGCCGCCGGCATCGAGGTCCTGCCGCCGGACGTCAACGAGTCCGAGTGGAAGTTCACGCCGGTCTCCGAGCGCAGGATCCGTTTCGGGCTCGGCGGGGTGCGCGGGCTGGGCGAAGCGGCGGTGCGAGCGATCCTGGAGGCGCGCCGGAAGGGCGGCCCGTTCCGTTCGCTGTACGACCTGATCGAGCGCACCGATCCCCGGGTCGTGGGCCGGCGCGCGCTGGAGGCGTTGATCCAGGCGGGCGCGTGCGACTCGCTGGCCACGCGGCTGCCGTCGGGCGTGGCGCACCGCGCGCAGCTCATCGCAGCGCTCGACCTGCTGCTCCGTGAAGCGCAGCTCCGGCAGGCGGAGAAGGAGTCGGGTCAGGTCTCGCTGTTCGATGCGCCTTCGGCGAGCGAGGCGGCGCCGCGGCCCGTCCCGCCGCTGCCCGACACGGAGCCGTGGCCGGAGAGCGAGCGGCTGGCCCGCGAGAAGGAGGTGCTCGGCTTCTTCATCAGCGGCCACCCGCTGGAGAAGTACCGGGACGTGATCCGCGTCTTCGAGGCGGTGAACACCTCCACGCTGCGGGCCCACCGCGACCGGCGCATCGAGCTGGCGTGCGTGGTGACCGCGGTCACCCGGCAGGTGTCGCGGCGGGGCAGCGAGTTCTGGCGCATCACCGTGGAGGACCTGGCCGGGACGGCCACGGTCATCGCCTCGGCGAAGGCGTGGGAGGCCGCGGCCAGCGTGCTCGTGCCGGATGCGGCGGTGCTGATCCGCGGCACGGTCTCGGAGCGGGACGAGGAATCACCGCCGATCTTCCTCGAGGATGCGCTGCCGCTGGCCGAGGTGAGTGCGGGCGGGCTGCTCGCGCTGGAGGTCTCACTGGCGCCCGAGCCGAACGCGGAGGAAGCGATCACAGCGGCATCCGGGCTGCTGCGGGCGAACCGCGGCGCGGCGCCCCTGCTGGTGCGCTGGCGGCGGACGAAGACGGATCGGAACGGCGGAGACGAGGAGATCGTCCTCCGGTCCCGTACCCTGACCGTGACGCCGACGCCGGCGTTGCTGTCCGAGCTACGCGCGCTGTTCGGCGAGGACCGCGTGCGACTGGTGAGAGCGTGA
- a CDS encoding thiol:disulfide interchange protein codes for MSWKRWLVPLSAVPVILLLGFGLTRNPREIRPTLLGRPAPDFTLASLDGDTVSLASFRGQVVLLNFWASWCTACIAEHGVLVEAEQTYGPAGLRIVGVVYDDSRENARRWMALRGGNWVNLMDPGSRTAIEYGLTGVPETVFIARDGRVAHKQIGPVTRELVAEWVPRLLAEPAP; via the coding sequence ATGAGCTGGAAGCGCTGGCTGGTTCCGCTGTCCGCGGTGCCGGTGATCCTGCTGTTGGGCTTCGGTCTCACGCGCAACCCGCGCGAGATCCGCCCCACCCTGCTCGGTCGGCCGGCACCGGACTTCACGCTGGCCTCACTGGACGGCGACACGGTCAGCCTCGCCTCGTTCCGCGGCCAGGTCGTGCTCCTCAACTTCTGGGCGTCCTGGTGCACGGCCTGCATCGCGGAACACGGCGTCCTCGTCGAGGCCGAGCAGACCTACGGGCCCGCGGGTCTGCGCATCGTCGGCGTCGTGTACGACGACTCGCGCGAGAACGCCCGCCGCTGGATGGCGCTGCGCGGCGGCAACTGGGTCAACCTGATGGACCCGGGCAGCCGCACCGCCATCGAGTACGGGCTGACCGGCGTCCCGGAAACGGTCTTCATCGCCCGGGACGGCCGCGTGGCGCACAAGCAGATCGGCCCCGTCACCCGGGAGCTCGTGGCGGAGTGGGTGCCGCGGCTGCTCGCCGAGCCGGCGCCCTGA
- a CDS encoding cytochrome c biogenesis protein CcmE produces the protein MSSARRGKRLFVITGSVVIAAALIYLFYGGIESSLVYFRTPTELLAMGDAAYASPVRLGGQVVPGSVHWDAEALDLRFRMTDGQTEVDVHSTGAPPQMFRDGIGVIVEGRYTPSGVFEATNVMVKHSNEYRAPPPGEHPAEYYRELFGEQGS, from the coding sequence ATGAGCAGTGCTCGTCGCGGCAAGCGGCTCTTCGTCATCACCGGCTCGGTCGTCATTGCGGCCGCGCTGATCTATCTGTTCTACGGCGGCATCGAATCCAGCCTGGTCTACTTCCGCACGCCGACCGAGTTGCTCGCCATGGGCGACGCGGCGTACGCATCGCCGGTCCGCCTCGGCGGCCAGGTCGTGCCGGGCTCGGTCCACTGGGATGCGGAGGCGCTGGACCTGCGCTTCCGCATGACGGACGGCCAGACCGAAGTGGACGTCCACTCGACCGGCGCGCCGCCGCAAATGTTCCGGGACGGCATCGGCGTGATCGTCGAGGGCAGGTACACGCCCAGCGGTGTCTTCGAGGCGACCAACGTGATGGTCAAGCACTCGAACGAGTACCGCGCCCCGCCCCCGGGCGAGCACCCCGCGGAGTACTACCGGGAGCTGTTCGGCGAGCAGGGCTCGTGA